GCTGATATTGAGCACGTGGCGGTTGGAACTCTGATATGAAGGAGAAATGTTGTATCCGTACAATTCGTAGAACACTGCGGTCGCGAATCCCTTGCACTGCCAGCCCCAAACGCTCCCTTTCCAATCGTCCCACTTAGTTCCATTCTTCGCCTGATGGGTGGAGCCGCTGTAGTGAAGCGAGGCGGTTCCAGCAATCAGTTTGTCGAGCTTGGCAGTAATGGAGGTCGACGCAGCCGTGTTTGAGGACGGGGCGGGAGTCGGCCCAGGTGTTCCCCGGAATTGGTGGGAGGCGTTTTCGTTTTTCAGCGTGGCGTTCAGGTTGCCTTTGGCTCCGGGGGCGAAGTCTTGGTAGGCACCACCGTAGTTGCTGTTGTAGTAGACCCTCACCGTTTGATTGGACCGGTTCCAGACACTGGCTGCATCGTTCTTGATGCACCGGTCTTTGCCATTGCCCGGTCCCTTGTAGACGTAGCATGTGGCCTTGTCAGTGCCGTAGTTGCTGATGGAGCCGGTGAAGTCCGAGACTGACCCGGCCTGCCCGCTGTTGTAGTAGTAGCAGAACTCGCCTGCCTGACAGACGCCGTCGCGAGACGCCGCAAAGCTCGGTGCGGCTTGGAATCCCAGCAGACCAATTGTGGCCAGAGCTGTCGCCAAGATCATCGATGATAACTTTCTTGGGGTCTTCATTGTCGTTACTCCTAATGTGTTGGTTGTTCCACGTATTTGGTCGACTATTCGTTTGTACAAGAGGGTGGTAATTCGGCGGAATCTGGCATGGAGATAGCCTCGTCACCACTTGTGAGTTGCACTAATGCCCTGCGGGAGGGCGTTCTATTTGAGGTGATGGGCCTGTCTTCAGCAGGCTCCCGCCACCCTTTGGTTGAGGTCCGTTCGGGGTTCCGAACGGGGCTGATACTTAGGCTAAAGGATGCTCTGACCTGGGGCAATGGGGAGAACTCCCCAGTTCGCGGGAACCCCAAAAGCGGCCGGGCGCGCCGGCCCAAGTTCATGGATTATCTACCGGTGGCGGAGCGGTTCGGCGAACGGTGCTAGTCGATTTCGCCAAGCTCAAAGGGCAACCAGAAGTCGAGGTAGGTGGTTGTGAAATATGCCAAGGCGTCAGTCGAGCCATCGGCGGCCCGCACCTCGGTGGCCGGCTGAGTCCAGCAGTAGCGCACAATTTTGTCGGTGTCGCCGGTTGCCGCGTCGTTGGCGAGCTCCTGTATTGCGGTTGTCCCGACTCCGTCGCCGGGGTTGACGCGAATAGTCGACGAGGCCTCCTGCGGCAGCAAGGGCAACACCAGTGATTCCATGGCCTTGGCCACCGGTGGATCGCTGTCAACGAGCGGATTTTGCTGGAAGGGCGTCGGGAGAGGCGATGAAGCGTCGTCAGGTTCCGTGGCCGTTTCGGCCGGTCCTGGGGTGCCACGGTTTGCCTCAGCGGTGTCAACCGGTTCGGGCCCGCCTGGAAAAATCAACCCAAGCACGACCCCAACCAGGACGCCGACCAGGACGCCGACCAGAAGCAACAGGCCGGCGACGACAACGAGTCCCAGGCGCCGTTTTTTGTCCATTTGGCTCAGGACGTTTGCCAGGTGATGGGACGGTGTCGCGGCGTAGGCTGTCCGGCGCTGTCACCAAAGTGGGTGCCAGCAGAGTCCCGCCATAGGGTCTTCGACCGGCCGATGGCGAGAGTTCAGCCGGGCTTGTTTCGTCCAGCTGGGCACTGGTGTTCCGTTGCGTGGTCGGATCGACTTGACCGGCTTGTCTGGTCACCTCACCCTGGTGAACCAGGCGAGGATTGCTCATGCGGGTCTGAGTCGCATCGCCGGGGTCTTCCGTGGGGGGCGATGGCCGTGGTTCAGATTGGATGACCATCTGGGTTGGGTCGATTCCCAGTTCGGCCTGAACCCGTTGCAGGGCTCGCCCCAAAGCCAACACGGTGGGGTAACGCTGGACCGGCTGTTTCGCCATTGCCGCTTCGAGGACCCGTCCCAGGCTGGCCGGACAGTCGGCCCGGCCAATCGCCGGCAGCGGTTCATGCTCAATTCGATGCATTTGGGCTGGGGCACTGTTGTCGCCCCCGGTGACTTCAAAAGGAGCCCGCCCGGCCAGAAGCGAATAGACGGTGGCCGCCAAACCCCAGACGTCGCTATGCAATCCGGCCGTGGGTGGTGTCGTGAACGCCTCCGGCGGCGACCATGGCACCGACAAGCCCTCCGCCTCTTCGTTGGCCTGCGGGCATCAGTGTCCCAGCCTTGCAGGTCATCGGGGAATGGGGAGACTCCCCACTCATGCCAAAGCTCATGGTCAAGGCTAGGTCACAGTGCGACATCTGGACTCGGGCATAGCACATGCAAAGCCTCAGAATGAGTACCCCACTGCTGGCGCCTGAGATGGCCATAATTCTGGCTCGCCCCAGGTCGACAATGGAGCGGCATGGCTCAGGTCTTTGCCCTCTGCAATAGACTTGAATACGCCGTGACAAGGTCAGCTGGTCGAATGGACTACTCACTCCAACGAAAAATGAGACTGGCAGGACCGGCCTCAGCCGGTACTACCAGTCCTCAGTAGACACATTGAATTATCGTCATTGCGGCGAGCCATGCGCCACGCAGTCAATCAAACTGAATAG
Above is a window of Micrococcales bacterium DNA encoding:
- a CDS encoding peptidase inhibitor family I36 protein produces the protein MKTPRKLSSMILATALATIGLLGFQAAPSFAASRDGVCQAGEFCYYYNSGQAGSVSDFTGSISNYGTDKATCYVYKGPGNGKDRCIKNDAASVWNRSNQTVRVYYNSNYGGAYQDFAPGAKGNLNATLKNENASHQFRGTPGPTPAPSSNTAASTSITAKLDKLIAGTASLHYSGSTHQAKNGTKWDDWKGSVWGWQCKGFATAVFYELYGYNISPSYQSSNRHVLNISSSKTSVVYSAYRPSKSTLITKLQTAKPGDYIQMSKASSQHSLIVYAVVSNGVWVYDANSDGANTIKKQLRSWDYFYDYMGSSGFGISIYRAK